From Haloglomus litoreum, the proteins below share one genomic window:
- a CDS encoding helix-turn-helix domain-containing protein, with protein MQLRRRGGPDGPGVADPRFLGRRNPPRSCLAICCVGIQLNYCVDTTVWVETNYHLALRRWTNFVSRPGPDPSVTEDEIIRALVAAHKPVMTTTEVADEVGLSQQAMSRHLKRMEGEGLLCSDKIGSAKIWWPTDDGLAQLSPSRNESSDQ; from the coding sequence ATGCAGTTGAGGCGACGCGGCGGCCCCGATGGCCCCGGGGTCGCCGACCCTCGTTTTCTGGGCCGGCGCAATCCGCCGCGGAGTTGCCTCGCTATCTGTTGTGTCGGCATCCAACTTAACTATTGTGTGGACACAACAGTCTGGGTGGAAACAAATTATCACCTCGCTTTGCGAAGATGGACCAACTTCGTGTCCCGCCCCGGACCAGATCCTTCGGTCACGGAAGACGAGATAATCCGGGCCCTCGTAGCCGCCCACAAGCCTGTAATGACTACAACGGAGGTCGCGGACGAGGTTGGACTCAGCCAGCAGGCGATGAGCCGGCACCTCAAGCGGATGGAAGGAGAAGGCCTGCTCTGTTCCGACAAAATCGGCAGTGCGAAAATATGGTGGCCGACCGACGACGGGCTTGCTCAGCTGTCGCCGTCGAGGAACGAATCCTCGGACCAGTAG